A part of Sugiyamaella lignohabitans strain CBS 10342 chromosome D, complete sequence genomic DNA contains:
- the TPP1 gene encoding Tpp1p (DNA 3'-phosphatase; functions in repair of endogenous damage of double-stranded DNA, activity is specific for removal of 3' phosphates at strand breaks; similar to the l-2-haloacid dehalogenase superfamily; homolog of human polynucleotide kinase/3'-phosphatase; GO_component: GO:0005634 - nucleus [Evidence IEA,IEA]; GO_component: GO:0005634 - nucleus [Evidence IC] [PMID 11278831]; GO_component: GO:0005634 - nucleus [Evidence IC] [PMID 15222769]; GO_function: GO:0003690 - double-stranded DNA binding [Evidence IDA] [PMID 15222769]; GO_function: GO:0016787 - hydrolase activity [Evidence IEA]; GO_function: GO:0046403 - polynucleotide 3'-phosphatase activity [Evidence IEA]; GO_function: GO:0046403 - polynucleotide 3'-phosphatase activity [Evidence IDA] [PMID 11278831]; GO_function: GO:0046403 - polynucleotide 3'-phosphatase activity [Evidence IMP] [PMID 15222769]; GO_process: GO:0006281 - DNA repair [Evidence IEA]; GO_process: GO:0006974 - cellular response to DNA damage stimulus [Evidence IEA]; GO_process: GO:0006302 - double-strand break repair [Evidence IGI,IMP] [PMID 11585902]; GO_process: GO:0098506 - polynucleotide 3' dephosphorylation [Evidence IEA]): protein MGPKRKAVGTAASFFQSKKLAVAKPTSIVSTSGNDERNVDEDVVLMPGLRWTLNGTLVRAVYTPTNTEEQKGSVPEEEREQTSIPPSHTESETKNAGASSPKRLAIAAFDLDSTLVTTKGRSPFPRDGSDWKWLDTSVRDKLQKLVNRTVVKNGKSENEEFSVNQGADVSTQDASMVDPSTEYVLAIISNQGGVVAENDKKRYLYLKDRVKSIVKDLDTVPLRFYAATKPKKGASDKYRKPLTGMWEALQADLAPVYSVDIEKSFFVGDAAGRRSDFSDSDLKFAQAVGLRFFTPEKFFGLSD from the coding sequence ATGGGCCCTAAACGGAAAGCAGTTGGTACAGCAGCATCATTTTTTCAATCGAAGAAGCTGGCTGTGGCAAAACCGACATCTATTGTCAGTACTTCTGGAAATGACGAGAGGAatgttgacgaagatgtTGTGCTCATGCCTGGATTAAGATGGACTTTAAATGGCACACTTGTACGAGCGGTTTATACTCCAACCAATACTGAGGAGCAAAAAGGATCTGTCCCTGAGGAAGAGAGAGAGCAGACATCCATACCACCGTCCCATACGGAATCGGAGACTAAGAATGCCGGTGCTTCTTCGCCGAAACGATTGGCTATTGCGGCTTTTGATCTCGATTCAACATTAGTCACTACGAAAGGTCGAAGTCCATTCCCTAGAGATGGATCAGATTGGAAATGGTTAGACACTTCTGTGCGAGATAAGCTCCAAAAGCTTGTAAATCGGACAGTTGTCAAAAATGGGAAATCTGAAAACGAAGAATTCTCCGTAAATCAGGGAGCTGATGTTAGTACCCAGGATGCTTCCATGGTAGATCCATCAACTGAGTACGTTTTGGCCATTATCTCCAATCAAGGTGGAGTTGTCGCAGAGAATGATAAAAagagatatttatatttaaaGGACAGGGTCAAGTCTATTGTCAAGGATCTCGACACCGTGCCGCTAAGGTTTTACGCAGCAACAAAACCTAAGAAAGGAGCCAGTGACAAGTATCGCAAGCCACTAACTGGTATGTGGGAAGCACTTCAAGCAGACTTAGCGCCAGTATATTCTGTCGATATCGAAAAAAGCTTTTTTGTGGGCGATGCAGCTGGTAGGCGGTCTGACTTCAGTGATTCTGATCTGAAGTTTGCTCAAGCGGTTGGACTCCGCTTCTTCACGCCGGAGAAGTTCTTTGGGCTATCTGATTGA
- the RPL9B gene encoding ribosomal 60S subunit protein L9B (Ribosomal 60S subunit protein L9B; homologous to mammalian ribosomal protein L9 and bacterial L6; RPL9B has a paralog, RPL9A, that arose from a single-locus duplication; GO_component: GO:0005737 - cytoplasm [Evidence IEA,IEA]; GO_component: GO:0022625 - cytosolic large ribosomal subunit [Evidence IDA] [PMID 18782943]; GO_component: GO:0005622 - intracellular [Evidence IEA]; GO_component: GO:0030529 - ribonucleoprotein complex [Evidence IEA]; GO_component: GO:0005840 - ribosome [Evidence IEA,IEA]; GO_function: GO:0019843 - rRNA binding [Evidence IEA]; GO_function: GO:0003735 - structural constituent of ribosome [Evidence IEA]; GO_function: GO:0003735 - structural constituent of ribosome [Evidence IDA] [PMID 18782943]; GO_process: GO:0002181 - cytoplasmic translation [Evidence IDA] [PMID 18782943]; GO_process: GO:0006412 - translation [Evidence IEA]), producing the protein MKFIQTDQVLEVPEGVTVDIKSRIVTVTGPRGTLVKNLRHADVTFTKVNDKQIRLTVHHGDRKHVATLRTVKSLVANLITGVTKGYKYKMRYVYAHFPINVNLLEDGKVVEIRNFLGEKRVRTIHVLEGVTVSISSAQKDELILEGNSLENVSQSAADIQQICRVRNKDIRKFLDGIYVSERGLIEEDA; encoded by the coding sequence ATGAAGTTCATTCAAACCGATCAAGTCCTTGAAGTCCCTGAGGGCGTCACTGTCGACATCAAGTCCAGAATCGTCACCGTTACTGGTCCCCGTGGTACTCTTGTCAAGAACCTCCGTCACGCTGATGTTACCTTCACCAAGGTCAACGACAAGCAAATCCGTCTTACTGTCCACCACGGTGACAGAAAGCACGTTGCTACCCTCCGTACTGTTAAGTCCCTCGTCGCCAACTTGATCACTGGTGTCACCAAGGGTTACAAGTACAAGATGAGATACGTCTATGCCCATTTTCCCATCAACGTTAACCTCCTTGAGGACGGTAAGGTTGTTGAGATCAGAAACTTCTTGGGTGAGAAGCGTGTTAGAACCATCCACGTTCTTGAGGGTGTCACTGTCTCTATCTCTTCTGCTCAAAAGGATGAGTTGATCCTTGAGGGTAACTCTTTGGAGAATGTCTCTCAATCTGCTGCCGACATTCAACAAATCTGCCGTGTCAGAAACAAGGATATCCGTAAATTCTTGGACGGTATCTACGTTTCCGAGCGTGGTTTGATTGAGGAGGATGCTTAA
- the GET3 gene encoding guanine nucleotide exchange factor GET3 (Guanine nucleotide exchange factor for Gpa1p; amplifies G protein signaling; subunit of the GET complex, which is involved in Golgi to ER trafficking and insertion of proteins into the ER membrane; has low-level ATPase activity; protein abundance increases in response to DNA replication stress; GO_component: GO:0043529 - GET complex [Evidence IEA]; GO_component: GO:0043529 - GET complex [Evidence IPI] [PMID 16269340]; GO_component: GO:0005794 - Golgi apparatus [Evidence IEA,IEA]; GO_component: GO:0005737 - cytoplasm [Evidence IEA,IEA]; GO_component: GO:0005783 - endoplasmic reticulum [Evidence IEA,IEA]; GO_component: GO:0005783 - endoplasmic reticulum [Evidence IDA] [PMID 14562095]; GO_function: GO:0005524 - ATP binding [Evidence IEA,IEA,IEA]; GO_function: GO:0016887 - ATPase activity [Evidence IEA]; GO_function: GO:0016887 - ATPase activity [Evidence IDA] [PMID 12680698]; GO_function: GO:0005085 - guanyl-nucleotide exchange factor activity [Evidence IDA] [PMID 18261907]; GO_function: GO:0016787 - hydrolase activity [Evidence IEA]; GO_function: GO:0046872 - metal ion binding [Evidence IEA]; GO_function: GO:0000166 - nucleotide binding [Evidence IEA]; GO_process: GO:0006200 - ATP catabolic process [Evidence IEA]; GO_process: GO:0008152 - metabolic process [Evidence IEA]; GO_process: GO:0000750 - pheromone-dependent signal transduction involved in conjugation with cellular fusion [Evidence IMP] [PMID 18261907]; GO_process: GO:0006620 - posttranslational protein targeting to membrane [Evidence IDA] [PMID 20850366]; GO_process: GO:0045048 - protein insertion into ER membrane [Evidence IEA]; GO_process: GO:0045048 - protein insertion into ER membrane [Evidence IMP] [PMID 18724936]; GO_process: GO:0046685 - response to arsenic-containing substance [Evidence IEA]; GO_process: GO:0009408 - response to heat [Evidence IMP] [PMID 12680698]; GO_process: GO:0010038 - response to metal ion [Evidence IMP] [PMID 12680698]; GO_process: GO:0006890 - retrograde vesicle-mediated transport, Golgi to ER [Evidence IDA,IGI,IMP] [PMID 16269340]; GO_process: GO:0006810 - transport [Evidence IEA]; GO_process: GO:0016192 - vesicle-mediated transport [Evidence IEA]): MSEELNLEPSLQNIIDQKSLRWIFVGGKGGVGKTTTSCSLALQLAKNRENVLLISTDPAHNLSDAFGQKFGKDARPVNGVPNLHAMEIDPNGSIQEFLDQPQNQAASSMMQDIAFSIPGVDEALSFAEVLKQVKAQSYSVIVFDTAPTGHTLRFLQFPTILEKALGKISEISGRFGPMLNSLMGASGTNTEDMLAKLESTRETIAEVNKQFQNPDLTTFVCVCIAEFLSLYETERMVQELTSYGIDTHCIVVNQLLFPKTTSECEQCNARYKMQQKYLEQILELYEDFHIVQLPQLTSEVRGLESLQTFSEKLIHPYVPN; encoded by the coding sequence ATGTCGGAGGAACTTAATCTTGAACCTTCtcttcaaaatataattGATCAGAAGTCGCTACGTTGGATTTTTGTCGGCGGAAAGGGTGGCGTAGGTAAGACAACCACTTCGTGTTCTTTAGCTCTACAGTTGGCCAAGAATAGGGAGAATGTTCTTCTAATCTCGACTGATCCTGCCCATAACTTGTCCGACGCATTTGGTCAAAAGTTTGGCAAGGATGCTAGACCTGTCAATGGTGTCCCTAATCTCCATGCCATGGAAATCGATCCCAATGGGTCTATTCAAGAGTTTCTAGATCAACCTCAGAACCAAGCTGCTAGTAGCATGATGCAAGATATTGCCTTCTCTATTCCTGGTGTAGACGAAGCGCTGTCATTTGCAGAGGTCCTCAAACAAGTCAAGGCTCAATCATACTCGgttattgtttttgataCTGCTCCAACTGGCCACACTCTTCGTTTTCTGCAATTCCCTACCATTCTTGAAAAGGCTTTGGGTAAGATTTCAGAGATCTCTGGCCGGTTTGGTCCTATGCTCAACTCTTTGATGGGTGCTTCTGGAACCAATACTGAAGACATGCTTGCTAAGCTGGAGTCGACTAGGGAGACTATTGCTGAAGTCAACAAACAATTCCAAAATCCTGATCTCACGACCTTTGTCTGTGTTTGTATTGCTGAGTTCTTATCTCTTTATGAAACTGAGCGTATGGTACAAGAACTCACCTCTTATGGTATCGACACCCATTGCATCGTTGTAAACCAGCTTTTGTTTCCAAAGACGACATCGGAATGTGAGCAGTGTAATGCTCGTTATAAAatgcaacaaaaatatcttgAGCAAATCCTAGAGCTCTATGAGGACTTCCATATTGTTCAGCTTCCACAGCTTACCAGTGAAGTTCGTGGCCTAGAGTCTTTGCAAACATTTTCAGAGAAACTCATCCACCCTTATGTACCCAACTAA